One window of Mediterraneibacter butyricigenes genomic DNA carries:
- a CDS encoding chorion class high-cysteine HCB protein 13 has product MSDLSATNCGCGCDSGVSTLGGNNSCLWIILLLICCGGLGRNGDGCGCGCGDNSCIWIILLLLCCGGCGDGCCF; this is encoded by the coding sequence TACAAACTGTGGTTGCGGATGTGATTCCGGCGTAAGTACACTGGGCGGAAATAATTCCTGTCTGTGGATCATCCTTCTTCTGATCTGCTGTGGCGGTCTGGGACGCAACGGAGACGGTTGCGGATGTGGCTGTGGCGACAACAGTTGTATCTGGATCATCCTTCTTCTGCTTTGCTGTGGCGGTTGCGGAGACGGCTGCTGCTTCTGA